CAAGGCCGGCATCAAGGAAGACGACATCATCCAGCTGGTCAACGGCGAAAAGATCCGCAACCCCCAGGACCTGGTCGACATCATCGGCGAACTGGCGCCAGGGACCAAGATCAAGATCGGTCTCTGGCGTGAAGGGAAAGCGCTCGAATTCGGCGCCGAATTGGGCAAGCGCGAGCACGGCAAGGAATTTGCATGGAAAAGCGAAAAACTTTCGCACCTGTTCCGCTCCAGCGCCTACCTGGGCGTCGTCCTGCAGGAACTGAACCCCGACCTGGCCGCGTACTTCGGCGTCAAGGCGGGCGAAGGGGCATTGATCATCGGCGTTGAGAAGGACACCCCAGCCGAAAAAGCGGGACTGAAGTCCGGCGACGTGATCGTGCAAATGGGCGACAAGGCGGTCACGGATGCCGATTCGGTGCATGAAATCCTGGCCGGGCTCAAGAAAGGCGATGTGATCGCCGTCACCGTTGTCCGTCACGGCAAGAAGGAGACGCTGAAGGCCGAACCCGATTTCGACCGCCACCAGCGCATCATACGCATTTTCCGTGGTGGCAAGGGCTCGGCCGTTGAAGAACTGGAAAAGTCGGACCTGGACATTGATATCCCCGATTTCGATATCCAGCTCCCGCCGCTGCCCGACATGCCCCACATCGATGAGGCCCTGGAACGGGTCCATGAAAAAATGGAACAGGTAAAGGTGAAACTCGAAAAACGGCTGAAAAAAATTCACGAACATTCCTGGATATAGCTTCTGACCTTCGGGCGTCCCGGCGTTTCTGCCGGGGCGCTCGATCAATTATTATGTAGTGACAGAGCTTGTCCCCGGAGGGGACGCGACCTGTCACTACGTAAATGGCTTGCCTTTATTTGCTCTTGGAAAACAAGCGGAACAAGCGGAACGGGTCGCGCTTCGCGCCGACCGGGTAGACGGTTTCCCTGGCGCTGGTCACCTCTTCGACCGAATAAAAGGCGTCGGGCAGCGTGGCGCGGACTTCGGCCAGCACCTGCTGCAAATGCTGGCGGCGGACCACGGTGAATATCGTCTCGACCGGCCCCTCGGCGCCGCGGCCGGGGATGGCGGTGAAACCGAAGCCCAGCGCGTGCAGCCTCTGGCATAGCTCGGGGCCGTCGCTGGGGGTGATGACGCGGACGATCACCGTACCCAGGGTCAGGCGCCTTTCCAGGACCTGGCCGATGGCGGTACCGGTGGCGAAACCGGCGGCGTAGGCGATGTAAGCCACCGGGTGCGAAACCGTTTTCATGATCTGGCCGATGGCCAGCAGCCAGATCAGCACTTCAAAAAAACCCACCAGCGGCGCCAGCCAGCGGATGCCCCGAGAAATGGAGACGATGCGGATGGTCTGCAGGCTGACATCGACGATGCGGGCCAGGAAGATCAGCGCCGGCAGCACGATCCAGATGAATGCGAACGATTGGCTGAATGGGTGTCCCATTTCAGCTGCCCTCCGGCAGAAAATCGGGGTTGGGCCGCGGCCGCTCAATCGATGGCGAACGTTCCATGGTCGTCTCCATTCAGGTCGATGCCGTTCTCAAGGGCGCCTTGTCGCGCCGCGGTCAGCAGGCTGCCGTCGCGCACCATGGCCTCGGCGCGGGCCAGGTCGTCGGCGAACACCCGGTCGGCTTCGGCGTGAGTGATCTCGCGCCGGATGCGGGCGTGAACGGCCTCCAGTATCGCGGTGCTGCGCAAGGGCCGGCGGAAATCCATCCCCTGGGCGGCGCAGGTGAATTCCACCGCCAGGATGCGCTCCAGATTGTCCAGGATGCGATGCAGCTTGCGGGCCGCGATCGAGCCCATGCTGACATGGTCTTCCTGCCCCAGCGACGTGGGGATGCTGTCGGCGCTGGCCGGGAAGCACAGGGTCTTGTTTTCGCTGGCCAGGGCGGCGCTGGTGTACTGG
This genomic interval from Candidatus Aminicenantes bacterium contains the following:
- a CDS encoding PDZ domain-containing protein codes for the protein KAGIKEDDIIQLVNGEKIRNPQDLVDIIGELAPGTKIKIGLWREGKALEFGAELGKREHGKEFAWKSEKLSHLFRSSAYLGVVLQELNPDLAAYFGVKAGEGALIIGVEKDTPAEKAGLKSGDVIVQMGDKAVTDADSVHEILAGLKKGDVIAVTVVRHGKKETLKAEPDFDRHQRIIRIFRGGKGSAVEELEKSDLDIDIPDFDIQLPPLPDMPHIDEALERVHEKMEQVKVKLEKRLKKIHEHSWI
- a CDS encoding DUF2179 domain-containing protein; amino-acid sequence: MGHPFSQSFAFIWIVLPALIFLARIVDVSLQTIRIVSISRGIRWLAPLVGFFEVLIWLLAIGQIMKTVSHPVAYIAYAAGFATGTAIGQVLERRLTLGTVIVRVITPSDGPELCQRLHALGFGFTAIPGRGAEGPVETIFTVVRRQHLQQVLAEVRATLPDAFYSVEEVTSARETVYPVGAKRDPFRLFRLFSKSK